A genomic window from Microvirga sp. TS319 includes:
- the oppB gene encoding oligopeptide ABC transporter permease OppB — translation MLSFIIRRFLSAIPTLFIIVTISFFLIRLAPGGPFDLERPLEAKVMENLNRIYQLDKPLIEQYWLYLSALMHGDFGPSFILRDFSVAELFARGLPVSMTLGALALMLAILVGGTLGTIAALRQNSTIDYIVTGMGALGLTIPNFVVAPILQLVFGLALAMLPVAGWGNGDPRHLIMPVIVLALPQIAVVARMTRAAMIENLRSNHIRTLRSLGLPTRTVVAHALRGAALPVVSYLGPAAAALLTGSVVVETIFGLPGIGRYFVEGALNRDYTLVMGTVVVVAVFVLLFNLVVDILYALIDPRIRYD, via the coding sequence GTGCTCTCCTTCATCATCCGCCGGTTCCTTTCGGCCATACCGACGCTGTTCATCATCGTCACGATCTCGTTCTTCCTGATCCGGCTCGCTCCCGGCGGTCCGTTCGATCTCGAGCGCCCGCTCGAAGCGAAGGTCATGGAGAACCTCAACCGGATCTACCAGCTCGACAAGCCGCTGATCGAGCAGTACTGGCTCTATCTCAGTGCCTTGATGCACGGCGATTTCGGCCCCTCCTTCATACTGCGCGACTTCTCGGTCGCCGAGCTCTTCGCGCGCGGGCTGCCGGTTTCCATGACCCTCGGAGCCCTCGCCCTGATGCTTGCCATCCTCGTCGGCGGGACGCTCGGAACGATTGCGGCCCTGCGCCAGAACAGCACCATCGATTACATCGTCACCGGCATGGGCGCGCTCGGCCTGACCATCCCGAACTTCGTGGTCGCCCCGATCCTGCAGCTCGTCTTCGGCCTCGCTCTCGCGATGTTGCCGGTTGCCGGTTGGGGCAACGGAGACCCGCGCCATCTCATCATGCCGGTCATCGTTCTGGCGCTGCCCCAGATCGCCGTCGTGGCGCGCATGACCCGCGCCGCCATGATCGAGAACCTGCGCTCGAACCATATTAGAACGCTGCGATCCCTGGGCCTGCCGACGCGAACCGTCGTCGCCCACGCCCTTCGGGGCGCGGCACTTCCGGTCGTGTCCTATCTCGGCCCTGCGGCCGCCGCCCTGCTCACCGGTTCGGTGGTCGTCGAGACGATCTTCGGCCTTCCCGGGATCGGCCGCTACTTCGTCGAAGGCGCCCTCAACCGCGACTACACGCTCGTCATGGGCACCGTGGTGGTGGTCGCCGTCTTCGTCCTGCTCTTCAACCTCGTGGTCGATATCCTCTACGCGCTGATCGATCCGCGCATCCGTTACGATTGA